A single region of the Campylobacter sp. MIT 99-7217 genome encodes:
- the fliG gene encoding flagellar motor switch protein FliG: MIKLSEEQKMIYDDLSTSEKIAIFLIQLGEDTTTVLFSHMDINVITEVSRYIAMAKQVDKSVATAVLEEFYTLLQSNQYIKSGGLDYAKEILYRTFGPDIANKILEKLTKSMENNQNFAYLAQIKPQQLADFITKEHPQTIALILAHMDSIHAAETLEYFSDELRAEVVIRMANLGDISPSIVKRVSAVLESKLESLASYKVEVGGPRAVAEVLNRLGQKASKSTITYIEQSDEKLAETIKDLMFTFDDISKLGTQAIREILKVADKRDLMVGLKGASEELKQKFLANMSSRASEAFLEEMGFLGAVRVKDVEESQRKVVEVVQKLAEQGLVQTGEADEMIE, encoded by the coding sequence ATGATAAAGCTTTCTGAAGAACAAAAAATGATCTATGATGATCTTTCTACTTCCGAAAAAATAGCGATATTTTTGATTCAACTAGGAGAAGATACGACTACAGTTTTATTCTCTCATATGGATATTAATGTTATAACTGAGGTTTCTCGTTATATTGCTATGGCTAAACAGGTGGATAAATCAGTAGCCACGGCTGTTTTAGAAGAATTTTACACCCTACTTCAATCCAATCAATACATTAAAAGCGGTGGTCTTGATTACGCTAAAGAAATACTTTACCGCACTTTTGGTCCTGACATAGCCAATAAAATCTTAGAAAAACTTACCAAAAGTATGGAAAATAATCAAAATTTTGCATACTTAGCCCAAATCAAACCACAACAATTAGCAGATTTTATCACCAAAGAACACCCTCAAACTATAGCCTTAATCCTAGCTCATATGGATAGCATACACGCAGCTGAAACGCTTGAATATTTTAGTGATGAGCTTAGGGCTGAGGTTGTGATAAGAATGGCAAATTTAGGCGATATTTCTCCAAGCATCGTAAAAAGGGTTTCTGCCGTGCTTGAGAGCAAACTTGAAAGCCTTGCTTCTTATAAGGTCGAAGTGGGTGGTCCAAGAGCTGTTGCTGAAGTACTTAACCGCTTGGGTCAAAAGGCTTCAAAATCAACCATTACTTATATCGAACAAAGCGATGAAAAACTTGCTGAAACCATTAAGGATTTGATGTTTACCTTTGATGATATTTCAAAACTTGGCACTCAAGCTATAAGAGAAATTTTAAAAGTAGCCGATAAAAGAGATTTAATGGTAGGCTTAAAAGGAGCTAGCGAGGAGCTTAAGCAAAAATTCCTTGCTAATATGTCAAGCCGTGCGAGTGAGGCTTTCCTTGAGGAAATGGGCTTTTTAGGTGCTGTGCGTGTAAAAGATGTGGAAGAAAGCCAAAGAAAAGTGGTAGAGGTCGTGCAAAAGCTAGCAGAGCAAGGCTTAGTGCAAACAGGCGAAGCTGATGAAATGATAGAATAG
- the fliF gene encoding flagellar basal-body MS-ring/collar protein FliF, which translates to MEEFKNMLHQVGQLYQNLTKKQRIVIAASIVLVIAFLVFLALYKGGGSADTNSYVVLVENTDASNSAAIVAKLEQTGVPYRLQNERTILVPQDQVARQRMMIASEGLIKDSKMGWEGYDQQEFGATSEAERIKYLRAIQTELARAIESLEPIQRASVFIALPKESVFVERQTPPTAAVVVNIKEGLKLTTKQIDGIKSIVASSVPKLLPENVKIADQRGQPLDVQGAYDSEVVLAQIQYKRDHERELEEKIVNVLARFAGGADKVVANVNIEYDFSKVQSQSEIYDPNTVVRSEQTLNEERQGRKDPSVQGVPGAVSNIGPVEGLDGNGQIDWSKKNQVTTNNEISKTITNTQKAFATVIRTTAAVMIDGKYQNTTDENGEVKTEYVPLSEAQIQNITRVVQDTINYNAARGDQVTVTNLEFDRPSVKVESQVKTFYSRFIEPFIPPAKYFIAAILLFIFYKKVIAPFTKKMLEDVAAAEEQMRAEEGIIDDAEDALEKFNAARKKVEEQLGFGEGFNEDALQYDILLEKLKELVTDKSEEVATLLQTLVENDAEYKESVGKDM; encoded by the coding sequence ATGGAAGAGTTTAAAAATATGCTCCACCAAGTGGGGCAACTTTATCAAAATCTCACAAAAAAACAACGCATTGTTATCGCCGCTTCTATTGTCCTTGTCATTGCTTTTTTAGTGTTTTTAGCACTTTACAAAGGAGGAGGATCTGCTGATACAAATAGCTATGTTGTCTTGGTAGAAAATACAGACGCGAGTAACTCAGCTGCTATCGTAGCAAAACTTGAGCAAACGGGAGTTCCTTATAGATTACAAAATGAAAGAACTATACTCGTTCCGCAAGATCAAGTCGCTAGACAAAGAATGATGATCGCAAGCGAGGGCTTGATCAAAGATAGTAAAATGGGCTGGGAAGGCTATGACCAACAAGAATTTGGAGCGACTTCTGAGGCTGAAAGGATCAAGTATTTAAGAGCTATTCAAACTGAGCTTGCAAGAGCTATAGAGAGTCTAGAGCCTATCCAAAGAGCCAGTGTTTTTATAGCCTTACCTAAAGAAAGTGTTTTTGTCGAAAGACAAACTCCTCCAACAGCTGCTGTTGTTGTCAATATCAAAGAGGGTTTAAAACTTACCACAAAACAAATTGATGGGATTAAGTCCATAGTGGCTTCTTCAGTGCCAAAACTTTTACCTGAAAATGTTAAGATTGCCGATCAAAGAGGGCAACCTTTAGATGTACAAGGTGCTTATGATAGTGAAGTGGTTTTAGCACAAATTCAATACAAAAGAGATCATGAAAGAGAGCTTGAGGAAAAAATTGTCAATGTTTTAGCAAGATTTGCAGGTGGTGCTGATAAGGTCGTAGCTAATGTAAATATCGAGTATGATTTTTCTAAGGTGCAATCACAAAGTGAAATTTATGATCCAAATACCGTTGTTCGTAGTGAGCAAACCCTCAATGAAGAAAGACAAGGCAGGAAAGATCCTAGCGTGCAAGGAGTTCCAGGAGCTGTGTCGAATATAGGACCTGTTGAAGGGCTTGATGGAAATGGGCAGATTGATTGGAGTAAGAAAAATCAGGTAACAACCAATAATGAAATCTCAAAAACCATTACCAACACCCAAAAAGCTTTTGCAACGGTTATTAGAACAACAGCTGCTGTTATGATAGATGGTAAATACCAAAATACCACCGATGAAAATGGAGAAGTAAAAACAGAGTATGTGCCTTTGAGTGAGGCTCAAATTCAAAACATTACAAGAGTGGTTCAAGATACGATCAATTATAATGCCGCAAGGGGCGATCAAGTAACCGTAACAAATTTAGAATTTGACCGCCCAAGTGTCAAGGTTGAAAGTCAAGTAAAAACCTTTTATTCAAGGTTTATCGAACCTTTCATTCCGCCTGCTAAGTATTTTATTGCAGCGATTTTACTTTTCATTTTTTACAAAAAAGTTATCGCTCCATTTACAAAGAAAATGCTCGAAGATGTGGCTGCAGCCGAAGAACAAATGCGTGCTGAGGAAGGAATCATTGATGATGCTGAAGATGCTCTAGAGAAATTTAATGCTGCAAGAAAAAAAGTCGAAGAGCAACTTGGCTTTGGAGAGGGATTCAACGAAGATGCATTGCAATATGATATCTTACTTGAAAAGCTCAAAGAACTTGTTACGGATAAGAGTGAAGAAGTGGCAACCTTGCTTCAAACCTTGGTTGAAAATGATGCAGAGTATAAAGAATCAGTTGGTAAGGATATGTAA
- the hisC gene encoding histidinol-phosphate transaminase: MQFNEVLKKLSNYEPGKDIEVIAREYGVKEVIKLASNENPFGTSPKVQKILQENAAKAHLYPDDSMSELKAKLSSKFGLKNENIIIGAGSDQVIELAIHAKLNSKNAFLQAGVTFAMYEIYAKQCAAKCYKTRSLTHDLAEFKEAYYKHKDEIAIIFLCVPNNPLGECPSALELENFIKEIDPNCLVIIDAAYNEFASFKDKTKHLEPKSLLENFSNVLYLGTFSKLYGLAGLRIGYGLGGAEIISALYKLRAPFNVSNLALKAAVGALDDEDFCQKTLENNFSQMKRYEEFAKKHSFKSIESYTNFITYFFDEKESSDLSEKLLKKGIIVRNLKSYGLNAMRITIGTPYENDRFFEEFENILRA; the protein is encoded by the coding sequence ATGCAATTTAATGAAGTTTTAAAAAAGCTCTCAAATTACGAACCCGGCAAGGATATCGAAGTGATTGCTAGAGAATACGGCGTTAAAGAAGTTATCAAGCTAGCCAGCAATGAAAATCCCTTTGGCACTTCGCCTAAGGTACAAAAGATCTTGCAAGAAAATGCAGCTAAGGCACATTTGTATCCTGATGATAGCATGAGCGAACTAAAAGCAAAGCTTAGCTCTAAATTTGGCTTAAAAAATGAGAATATTATTATCGGTGCTGGAAGCGATCAAGTGATAGAATTAGCAATTCATGCAAAGCTAAATTCTAAAAATGCCTTTTTGCAAGCTGGAGTTACTTTTGCGATGTATGAAATTTATGCCAAGCAATGCGCGGCAAAATGCTACAAGACAAGGTCTTTAACGCATGATTTGGCTGAATTTAAAGAAGCTTACTACAAGCATAAAGATGAAATTGCTATCATTTTTTTATGCGTTCCAAACAATCCCTTGGGCGAGTGCCCAAGTGCCTTAGAGCTTGAAAACTTCATCAAAGAAATTGATCCTAACTGCCTTGTTATCATCGATGCAGCTTATAATGAATTTGCAAGTTTTAAGGATAAAACTAAGCATTTAGAGCCTAAAAGCTTACTTGAGAACTTTAGCAATGTACTTTACCTTGGCACCTTTTCTAAGCTTTATGGCTTAGCAGGACTTAGGATAGGTTATGGGCTTGGCGGGGCTGAAATTATCAGTGCTTTGTATAAACTTAGAGCGCCTTTTAATGTGAGCAATTTGGCTTTAAAAGCAGCTGTTGGCGCGCTTGATGATGAGGATTTTTGTCAAAAAACCTTGGAAAATAACTTCTCGCAGATGAAAAGATACGAGGAATTTGCTAAGAAGCATTCTTTTAAGAGCATTGAGAGTTATACGAATTTTATCACTTATTTTTTTGATGAAAAAGAAAGCTCTGATCTGTCTGAAAAATTGCTTAAAAAAGGTATAATAGTGAGAAATTTAAAAAGTTATGGTTTAAATGCTATGCGTATAACTATAGGAACGCCTTATGAAAATGATCGTTTCTTCGAAGAATTTGAAAATATTTTAAGAGCTTAG